From a region of the Microbacterium sp. nov. GSS16 genome:
- a CDS encoding polysaccharide deacetylase family protein gives MTAKAVSAPHVITLNFHGVGEPTRSLEPGEERFWITPENFHRVLDVAIAHKRYVEFTFDDGNESDHRIGLPALLARQARARFFVITDRIGMPGSLSSTQMLDLAESGMGIGTHGASHRPWTELARTGELRRELIESSQTLQQIVGRPTRHAALPHGLYDRAVLDELRVHDFLRVYTLDEGWSRARPWLRNRYSILRTDTADSIRRLLDSPNRAAGLWPLRPIRQAVKKWR, from the coding sequence GTGACCGCTAAAGCCGTTTCAGCGCCGCATGTGATCACGCTCAACTTCCACGGTGTAGGCGAGCCGACGCGCTCCCTCGAACCGGGAGAGGAGCGCTTCTGGATCACTCCCGAGAACTTTCATCGCGTCCTCGACGTGGCTATCGCCCATAAGCGCTACGTGGAGTTCACGTTCGACGATGGCAACGAATCCGATCACCGCATAGGTCTGCCCGCCCTGCTCGCGAGGCAAGCCAGGGCCCGCTTCTTCGTCATCACGGATCGCATCGGCATGCCGGGCTCACTGAGCTCGACGCAGATGCTCGACCTGGCCGAGTCTGGAATGGGCATCGGCACGCATGGTGCCAGTCACCGGCCCTGGACCGAGCTCGCCCGAACCGGCGAGCTTCGGCGTGAGTTGATCGAATCCAGTCAGACTCTGCAGCAGATCGTAGGGCGGCCGACGCGGCACGCCGCGTTACCGCATGGACTGTACGACAGGGCGGTGCTCGACGAGCTGCGTGTACATGACTTCTTGCGGGTCTACACACTCGACGAGGGCTGGTCGCGCGCGCGTCCGTGGCTGCGCAACAGGTACTCCATCCTTCGCACCGACACTGCAGACAGCATCCGCCGCCTGCTCGACTCCCCCAACCGGGCAGCCGGCTTGTGGCCGCTGCGTCCAATCAGGCAGGCGGTGAAGAAGTGGCGATGA
- a CDS encoding glycosyltransferase family 2 protein, giving the protein MTLLDADDQTARIAAIIVTYNSAATLGSLLASLDASTVGVRAIVVDNGSADDTLEVAAGEPRALTIATGANLGYSGGINIGRSYVRAGEHVAILNPDLTVEPDMLERLLEVIEADPEVGIAVPQLRRLGDGKRYNGLRREPSVARALGESLFGDRWTSRPRWLAETMRADSEYERPRDIAWGSGAALLISNTCNAAIGEWDAETYFLYAEETDYARRAREAGFRVRYQPGACAHHEGSGSGQPAPLVALVSVNRVRYYERLHGRASTRLFHLAVTAQHALRMHDPRHRYSLPIVLNRSRWSELPAGDLIPDSIQLRRGAAVQSSATFTSDGP; this is encoded by the coding sequence ATGACACTTCTCGACGCTGACGACCAGACGGCTCGCATCGCCGCCATCATCGTCACCTACAACAGCGCAGCAACGCTCGGGTCTCTGCTCGCCTCTCTCGACGCGAGCACCGTGGGGGTGCGCGCCATCGTCGTCGACAACGGCTCCGCCGACGACACGCTCGAAGTCGCCGCAGGTGAGCCGCGCGCTCTGACCATCGCCACCGGAGCTAATCTCGGCTACTCGGGCGGCATCAACATCGGCCGATCGTACGTGCGCGCCGGCGAGCACGTCGCGATCCTCAATCCTGACCTCACCGTCGAACCCGACATGCTCGAGCGCCTTCTCGAGGTCATCGAGGCGGATCCCGAAGTCGGCATCGCGGTGCCGCAGCTGCGCCGTCTGGGCGACGGCAAGCGATACAACGGACTGCGCAGAGAGCCAAGCGTGGCGCGCGCGCTCGGCGAGTCCCTCTTCGGCGACCGGTGGACAAGTCGTCCGCGTTGGCTCGCGGAGACGATGCGGGCGGATTCTGAGTACGAGCGGCCACGCGACATCGCCTGGGGCAGCGGCGCTGCGCTGCTCATCTCGAACACCTGCAATGCCGCAATCGGCGAGTGGGACGCCGAGACCTATTTCTTGTACGCAGAAGAGACCGACTACGCCCGTCGTGCACGCGAAGCGGGATTTCGAGTTCGGTATCAGCCCGGCGCGTGTGCCCATCACGAAGGGTCCGGCTCAGGCCAACCTGCGCCGTTGGTCGCACTCGTATCCGTCAATCGGGTGCGCTATTACGAGCGCCTGCATGGCCGCGCCAGCACCCGGCTGTTCCATCTGGCCGTGACGGCGCAGCACGCACTGCGCATGCATGACCCGCGCCACCGATACTCGCTTCCGATCGTGCTGAATCGTTCGCGCTGGAGTGAGCTTCCAGCAGGTGACCTAATCCCGGACTCAATACAGCTCCGTCGCGGCGCTGCTGTACAGTCTTCCGCCACCTTCACATCGGATGGGCCGTGA
- a CDS encoding glycosyltransferase, with protein sequence MTAIDHLVLTRFNLPTPGPESLVRAQEGWLRNRVALFERHTVPTMRAQTENSYTWMVYLDPHSPGWLLERLAPFADEGLFVPLYRERVEWTDVVADAREVFGDSHGELLLTTNLDNDDAVAVDFIARLQQAARRHPDHAIYLRTGLILQGDALYLRDDPENAFCSVSESWDAPVTAWRDWHNLLHEHLPVVSLTGTPAWLQVIHGQNVSNRVRGVRTEAAQHRAAFPGQLDGVTDTRPGRLWLDRSVLRPLRELRDSSRAIGKRVILRIGGKNSLDRVKQAVRRFG encoded by the coding sequence ATGACCGCCATCGATCACCTGGTGCTCACCCGATTCAACCTGCCCACGCCTGGCCCCGAGAGCTTGGTGCGCGCTCAGGAAGGCTGGCTGCGCAATCGCGTGGCCCTGTTCGAGCGGCACACCGTGCCCACCATGCGCGCGCAGACGGAGAACTCGTACACGTGGATGGTCTACCTCGACCCTCACTCGCCCGGGTGGCTGCTCGAGCGGCTTGCGCCCTTCGCCGATGAGGGGCTGTTCGTGCCGCTGTACCGCGAGCGGGTGGAGTGGACCGACGTCGTCGCCGATGCTCGCGAGGTGTTCGGCGACTCGCACGGCGAGCTGCTGCTGACGACCAACCTCGACAACGACGATGCCGTCGCCGTCGACTTCATCGCACGCCTGCAGCAAGCCGCTCGCCGGCATCCCGACCACGCGATCTATCTGCGCACCGGGCTGATCCTTCAGGGCGACGCGCTGTACCTGCGCGACGACCCCGAGAACGCGTTCTGCAGCGTCAGCGAGAGCTGGGATGCGCCGGTCACGGCCTGGCGGGACTGGCACAACCTGCTGCACGAGCATCTGCCGGTGGTCAGCTTGACCGGAACCCCGGCCTGGCTGCAGGTGATCCATGGGCAGAACGTCAGCAACCGCGTGCGCGGCGTGCGCACCGAGGCCGCGCAGCACCGCGCAGCGTTCCCGGGTCAGCTCGACGGCGTCACCGACACCCGACCCGGGCGTCTCTGGCTGGATCGCTCGGTGCTGCGTCCGCTGCGGGAGCTGCGCGACTCGAGCCGGGCGATCGGCAAGCGGGTGATCCTGCGGATCGGCGGGAAGAACTCGCTTGACCGGGTCAAGCAGGCGGTGCGCCGGTTCGGATGA
- a CDS encoding WecB/TagA/CpsF family glycosyltransferase: MTLIDRVSGSVVGSLITGIPYIDIDGTPVHIVDDEDARGIIADAASHLSTRPLAVVSINLDHVHHFGLSQLRARHLDAEPVSPELEWLNLIDGAPIAAHVRRISGVPCPKLSGSDLIGPVLDDAADARLSVGVIGGMPEVTDALQRRLDVDWPQLRFAGHWTPSREELASPVESMRIAAEMRRAGVDVVLVCLGKPRQEQWIARYGAATGAGALLAFGAVVDFLAGRVSRAPSWISDAGMEWAWRLMLEPKRLARRYLIEGPPAYLAVRRSAA; this comes from the coding sequence ATGACTCTCATCGACCGCGTCAGCGGATCCGTCGTCGGATCGCTGATCACCGGCATCCCCTACATCGACATCGACGGCACACCGGTGCACATCGTCGACGACGAAGATGCCCGTGGCATCATCGCCGATGCAGCGAGCCACCTCAGCACCCGCCCGCTCGCGGTGGTGTCGATCAACCTCGACCATGTGCATCATTTCGGTCTGTCGCAGTTGCGCGCACGCCACCTGGATGCTGAACCCGTCTCACCTGAGCTGGAGTGGCTGAACCTCATCGACGGTGCGCCGATCGCCGCACATGTCCGGCGCATCAGCGGAGTGCCGTGCCCGAAGCTCTCGGGCAGTGACCTCATCGGTCCGGTGCTCGACGATGCCGCCGATGCGCGGCTCTCGGTCGGGGTGATCGGCGGGATGCCCGAGGTGACGGATGCGCTTCAGCGTCGCCTCGACGTCGACTGGCCGCAGCTGCGCTTCGCCGGGCACTGGACGCCCAGTCGCGAAGAGCTCGCCTCACCCGTCGAGTCGATGCGGATTGCCGCCGAGATGCGTCGAGCCGGCGTCGATGTCGTACTCGTCTGCCTGGGCAAGCCGCGACAGGAGCAGTGGATCGCCCGGTACGGGGCCGCCACCGGGGCCGGCGCCCTGCTCGCCTTCGGAGCCGTCGTCGACTTCCTCGCCGGGCGCGTCTCGCGCGCCCCGTCGTGGATCTCGGATGCCGGCATGGAGTGGGCCTGGCGGCTCATGCTCGAACCGAAGCGACTCGCCCGGCGCTACCTCATCGAGGGGCCGCCGGCCTACCTCGCCGTGCGCCGATCCGCCGCCTAG
- a CDS encoding VanZ family protein, with amino-acid sequence MPTPEPRPRWAAWALAAYLLAAGALLLSPIGPGRILGALVAWVQHDLGVEDFRQGWIEVPANVVLFIPLGFLLALLLRRAWVSVLLSVTVSFVAELLQLQLSDRLSSVRDIAANSAGAVIGAAVAWMLMKRSSRLHGDRSAETARSD; translated from the coding sequence ATGCCGACGCCCGAGCCCCGCCCGCGGTGGGCAGCCTGGGCGCTGGCCGCATACCTGCTCGCCGCCGGTGCGCTGCTGCTCTCGCCGATCGGGCCCGGACGCATTCTCGGCGCGCTGGTGGCGTGGGTGCAGCATGATCTCGGCGTCGAGGACTTCCGCCAGGGGTGGATCGAGGTGCCGGCGAATGTGGTGCTGTTCATTCCGTTGGGCTTTCTGCTTGCGCTTCTGCTGCGTCGCGCCTGGGTTTCGGTGCTGCTCTCAGTGACCGTGTCGTTCGTCGCCGAGCTGCTGCAGCTGCAGCTGTCGGATCGGCTGTCGAGTGTTCGCGATATCGCGGCCAATTCGGCTGGTGCCGTGATCGGTGCGGCAGTGGCGTGGATGCTGATGAAGAGGAGTAGTCGCCTGCACGGTGATCGCTCCGCTGAGACCGCTCGCTCCGACTAG
- a CDS encoding rhamnosyltransferase WsaF family glycosyltransferase, protein MVQRAVQRVAQRLDLDELAFPLLDRDLADSQGGTAAGSELPGPASAQTVPSGAGRRVAWLAYPPQSGSGGHTTMFRMMEACRAAGFENTLLLYNRYGNDLAESAATVRRAWPWLQCEIAFVPERIEGFDAVVASAWSTAHVAVTRMAPGTQGLYFAQDFEPFFYPRGGEYAMAEDSYRLGLHIVSLGAMVRDSIREHTAVESTMIPFGVDREVYHALPGTRRRSGVLFYAKRGNDRRGYRLAILALREFHRRHPDEPIHVYGDMAGDLDVPVIDHGSLRPSELNELYNSVVTGLALSFTNISLVAEEMLAAGAVPVVNDSPQARADLSNPHALWAPATPAGLAGALGAAVSRLDRDDHAQRVAQSVKTAAWDETGARFAGILTAVLDSPRR, encoded by the coding sequence GTGGTGCAGCGTGCCGTGCAGCGCGTTGCCCAACGCCTCGACCTCGACGAACTCGCCTTCCCCCTGCTCGACCGTGATCTCGCCGATTCGCAAGGTGGGACGGCTGCCGGTAGCGAGCTGCCCGGCCCCGCTTCGGCCCAGACTGTACCAAGCGGCGCTGGGCGGCGCGTCGCGTGGCTGGCCTATCCTCCGCAGTCGGGCTCGGGCGGGCACACCACGATGTTTCGGATGATGGAAGCGTGCCGGGCGGCGGGGTTCGAGAACACGTTGCTGCTATACAACCGCTACGGCAATGACCTCGCCGAGAGCGCCGCGACCGTGCGCCGCGCCTGGCCGTGGCTGCAGTGCGAAATCGCCTTCGTGCCCGAGCGGATCGAGGGGTTCGACGCGGTGGTCGCCTCGGCCTGGTCGACCGCACATGTCGCGGTCACGCGTATGGCGCCGGGCACCCAGGGGCTCTACTTCGCGCAGGACTTCGAGCCGTTCTTCTACCCACGCGGCGGCGAATACGCGATGGCTGAGGACAGCTACCGCCTGGGTCTGCACATCGTCTCGCTCGGCGCCATGGTGCGCGACAGCATCCGCGAGCACACCGCCGTGGAATCGACGATGATCCCGTTCGGAGTGGATCGAGAGGTGTATCACGCGCTGCCCGGCACGCGCCGCAGGTCGGGAGTGCTGTTCTATGCCAAGCGCGGGAACGACCGGCGCGGCTACCGACTCGCGATCCTCGCCCTGCGCGAATTTCACCGCCGGCACCCTGACGAGCCGATCCACGTCTACGGAGACATGGCGGGCGACCTCGACGTGCCGGTCATCGACCACGGGAGCCTTCGCCCATCCGAGCTCAATGAGCTCTACAACAGCGTTGTGACCGGTCTCGCACTGTCGTTCACGAACATCTCGCTCGTCGCCGAAGAGATGCTCGCAGCGGGGGCGGTGCCGGTCGTCAACGACTCACCGCAAGCGCGGGCCGACCTGTCGAACCCCCATGCGCTCTGGGCGCCGGCCACCCCCGCGGGGCTTGCCGGCGCGTTGGGTGCGGCGGTGTCGCGGCTTGACCGCGACGATCACGCCCAGCGGGTCGCGCAGAGTGTGAAGACGGCCGCGTGGGACGAGACCGGGGCGCGATTCGCCGGCATTCTCACCGCCGTGCTGGACTCACCACGCAGATGA
- a CDS encoding glycosyltransferase — MNPVTTAAASVIIPAHNEAAVIGRTLSPLARAAERGDLELIVVCNACTDGTAGIARGFAGISVIETDVASKTHALNLGDASATVWPRIYLDADIVADEQSIRETAAVLRAQRWQAARPQSQFVTTDTGPIVRSYYRARSRIPSLHTAMWGAGVYGLSEEGHRRLGRFPEVTGDDLWVDRLFAAHEKTVVATGPVAVQVPRTFGSLVAISRRNVSGAREDTPPSSSPAAIAATTEHDPGGVLRELFGTVRSPLTALDALVYIAVALSARLPRRSRRWERDDTSRR, encoded by the coding sequence ATGAACCCGGTCACGACGGCGGCGGCATCCGTCATCATCCCTGCGCACAACGAGGCGGCGGTGATCGGACGCACCCTCTCCCCCCTCGCCCGCGCCGCCGAGCGGGGCGACCTGGAACTCATCGTGGTGTGCAACGCGTGCACCGACGGCACCGCCGGCATCGCTCGCGGCTTCGCTGGAATATCGGTCATCGAGACAGACGTCGCCTCGAAGACCCATGCCCTCAACCTCGGCGACGCGAGCGCGACGGTGTGGCCGCGCATCTACCTCGACGCGGACATCGTCGCCGACGAGCAGAGCATCCGCGAGACAGCGGCCGTTCTCCGTGCGCAGCGCTGGCAGGCCGCCCGCCCTCAGTCGCAGTTCGTCACCACCGACACCGGCCCGATCGTGCGCTCGTACTACCGAGCCCGTTCGCGGATCCCCTCTCTGCACACGGCCATGTGGGGCGCCGGGGTGTACGGGCTGTCCGAAGAGGGACACCGGCGACTCGGACGCTTCCCCGAGGTCACAGGCGACGATCTCTGGGTCGACCGACTGTTCGCCGCTCATGAGAAGACCGTGGTGGCCACGGGGCCGGTCGCCGTGCAGGTGCCGCGCACCTTCGGCTCACTGGTGGCGATCAGCCGTCGCAACGTCAGCGGCGCGCGTGAGGATACTCCCCCATCGTCGTCGCCCGCAGCCATCGCGGCGACGACGGAACACGATCCCGGTGGAGTGCTGCGAGAGCTGTTCGGCACCGTGCGGTCACCGCTGACTGCGCTGGATGCGCTCGTGTACATCGCCGTCGCGCTCAGCGCGCGTCTCCCCCGCCGAAGCCGACGCTGGGAGCGTGATGACACTTCTCGACGCTGA
- a CDS encoding O-antigen ligase family protein, with protein MLTVYLVLLVALPSNLALSALGAYGRPQFLWGIVLFLWWGFTRVQSPSVDLDPVRQPVRVALAVFFVIVLIGFAVALLRGQPADQVSPAISSVLRLLSWSGVVLVAIDGIRSMNELLAMVQRIVITCSSLAALGIAQFLTGQSFLEPFDALPGFSESAGGVDTRGMFLRSSATATHPLEYGTALSIAVPLALAVAMLRVSHRQESQRLRWWLFLGLLAAASFLAVSRSTLIGFVVAIVLMIPALPKRFRVVVVAGGVLLGGAVMVATPGLYGTIVGMFAGVGADTSTLSRQVGLEMAPVFLSASPLIGVGAGTLLPRYLIFDNQWLGILIETGLLGTLAFAALLLAAIWSGASAGRGGALEDTRLIGRALAVSVATAALLLAFFDGFSFPIATGLLFVAIGLCGATRSIASADAQQFPTSAQPRRRWDRWPRSGLVGSEDAPQSASGAVR; from the coding sequence ATGTTGACGGTGTACCTCGTGCTGCTGGTTGCGCTGCCGTCGAACCTCGCTCTCAGCGCTCTCGGCGCATATGGGCGTCCGCAGTTCCTGTGGGGGATCGTCCTCTTCTTATGGTGGGGCTTCACCCGCGTGCAGTCCCCGAGCGTCGATCTCGACCCCGTGCGTCAGCCCGTGCGCGTCGCATTGGCGGTGTTCTTCGTCATCGTCTTGATCGGGTTCGCGGTCGCGCTGCTGCGCGGACAGCCGGCTGATCAGGTCAGTCCTGCGATCTCGTCTGTGCTGAGGTTGCTGTCGTGGAGTGGCGTGGTGCTGGTGGCCATCGACGGCATTCGCTCGATGAACGAGCTGCTGGCGATGGTGCAGCGCATCGTGATCACTTGCTCCTCGCTGGCCGCGCTCGGTATCGCGCAGTTCTTGACTGGTCAGAGCTTTCTCGAGCCCTTCGACGCGCTGCCCGGCTTCTCGGAGTCGGCGGGCGGGGTGGACACGCGAGGAATGTTCCTGAGGTCATCGGCCACCGCGACGCATCCGCTCGAATACGGCACCGCGCTCTCAATCGCGGTGCCGCTTGCCCTTGCGGTGGCGATGCTGCGCGTGAGTCATCGGCAGGAATCGCAGCGGCTACGCTGGTGGCTCTTCCTCGGGCTGCTCGCGGCGGCCTCGTTCCTGGCGGTGTCGCGGTCGACCCTGATCGGATTTGTCGTGGCGATCGTGCTGATGATCCCCGCCCTGCCCAAGCGCTTTCGGGTCGTGGTCGTCGCAGGCGGCGTGTTGCTGGGCGGCGCGGTGATGGTGGCCACACCGGGGCTGTACGGCACGATCGTGGGAATGTTCGCCGGGGTGGGCGCGGACACGAGCACCCTGTCCCGCCAGGTAGGCCTAGAGATGGCGCCTGTGTTCCTCAGTGCCTCCCCGCTGATCGGAGTGGGGGCGGGCACGCTGCTGCCGCGGTATCTCATCTTCGACAATCAGTGGCTGGGCATCCTCATTGAGACTGGCTTGCTCGGCACGCTTGCGTTCGCCGCTCTGTTGCTTGCCGCGATCTGGAGCGGTGCGAGCGCCGGACGCGGTGGCGCGCTCGAAGACACGCGGCTGATCGGTCGCGCTCTTGCAGTGTCGGTGGCGACCGCGGCGCTGCTGCTCGCGTTCTTCGACGGATTCTCCTTCCCCATCGCAACGGGGTTGCTCTTCGTCGCAATCGGCTTGTGCGGCGCGACGCGCAGCATTGCGAGTGCCGACGCGCAGCAGTTCCCGACATCAGCGCAGCCACGTCGGCGTTGGGATCGCTGGCCGCGGAGCGGTCTGGTAGGGAGCGAAGACGCGCCTCAGAGCGCCTCTGGGGCAGTGCGCTGA
- a CDS encoding PIG-L family deacetylase, which translates to MAATLTGLAALPAQAADACTSRSLTIVAHQDDDLLFMNPDIQHDLDAGACVTTVFLTAGDVGMPTSYWQEREAGPRAAYAHMLGLAPETAWQLQNRTYAGRSVATAALAGGRSAFIYLRLPDGGIQGNGTAGTGNQSLMRLWTGAIPSISAVDASQTYTLPQLIETLAAVVSQVQPQVIRTQDARPEQNNHSDHTAGSTIALQALFGFTGEVRSYQDYGVVSQAPNVADADLVRKIETLRSYAAHDPELCNSGDGCPSGVVADWAERQYRAPLVADVLPVVGPAPYNGPDLARNAKVQASTHATGQEAVRAIDGVVGGYPGSGGAEWVSLGQRAGAWIALNWSAGQLIDRVHLHDRPNSADQVTGGTLRFSDGSTVEVPALNNDGTSTVVTFTPRTVTSVRFTATAVSSTTQNVGLAEFEVYHGDPSPVEDSGPTPVAGPAPYAGPNVARNATIAASSEAAGQGATRAIDSIISGWPANGLAEWSSDGQRAGAWIELHWPAGQPIDRVHLYDRPNPADHVQGGTLRFSDGSIVTVSALNNDGSTTVVMFPARTVTSVRFTVTSTSSTTQNVGLAEFEAYNGDPVPAPDPDPDPEPTPEPTPVPGPAQYSGPNTARNASVAASSQAPGQAATAAIDAVIAGWPANGGAEWSSNGQRSGAWIALSWAVPQQVDRVRLYDRPNPADHIQGGTLRFSDGSTVAVPALNNDGSATLITFPARNTTSLRFTVDSTSSATENAGLAELEVYHGDPAAVPQPGTEPVAGPAPYNGPNLARNARISASTQAAGQPITAAIDAVIAGWPANAGAEWSSNGQRAGAWAELSWSSARQVDRVRLFDRPNPVDHIQGGTLLFSDGSSVDVPALNNDGSATIVTFPARATTTLRFTVRTTSSATENAGLAEFEAYDGDPTAPPPPPPPPAPEPTPTAGPDPYSGPNVARNANIMASSQATGQGATRAIDAVISGWPANGTAEWSSNGERAGAWLDLSWSAAVQVDRIYLYDRPNPADRVTGGKLRFSDGSTVAVPALNNDGSATIVAFPARSITSVRFTVDSTSSATENVGLAELEAYLGLPG; encoded by the coding sequence ATGGCCGCGACGCTCACAGGTCTGGCGGCTCTGCCGGCGCAGGCAGCGGACGCGTGCACGAGCAGATCTCTGACGATCGTCGCCCATCAGGACGACGACCTGCTGTTCATGAACCCGGACATACAGCACGACCTCGACGCCGGTGCCTGCGTCACGACCGTCTTCCTCACTGCCGGTGACGTGGGGATGCCCACGAGCTACTGGCAGGAGCGGGAGGCGGGGCCACGCGCCGCCTACGCGCACATGCTGGGGCTGGCGCCTGAGACGGCGTGGCAGCTGCAGAACCGCACCTACGCAGGCAGATCCGTGGCCACGGCGGCTCTCGCCGGCGGCCGATCCGCCTTCATCTATCTGCGCCTCCCCGACGGGGGGATCCAGGGCAACGGCACGGCCGGCACGGGCAATCAGTCGTTGATGAGACTCTGGACAGGCGCGATCCCTTCGATCTCCGCGGTGGACGCGTCGCAGACGTACACACTGCCGCAGCTCATCGAGACGCTCGCGGCCGTCGTGTCCCAGGTGCAGCCGCAGGTGATCCGCACTCAGGATGCCCGGCCGGAGCAGAACAACCACTCCGATCACACCGCCGGGAGCACGATCGCCCTGCAGGCGCTCTTCGGCTTCACCGGAGAGGTGCGCTCGTACCAGGACTACGGGGTGGTGTCGCAGGCTCCGAACGTGGCCGACGCGGACCTCGTGCGGAAGATCGAGACCCTGCGGAGCTACGCCGCGCACGATCCGGAACTGTGCAACTCCGGCGACGGATGCCCGAGCGGCGTCGTCGCCGACTGGGCCGAGCGACAGTACCGGGCCCCACTCGTCGCCGACGTGCTGCCCGTCGTTGGTCCGGCGCCATATAACGGCCCCGATCTGGCGCGCAACGCCAAAGTGCAGGCGTCGACGCACGCCACTGGTCAGGAGGCCGTCCGCGCGATCGACGGAGTCGTCGGCGGCTACCCGGGCAGTGGCGGGGCGGAGTGGGTGTCGCTGGGACAGCGCGCCGGTGCGTGGATCGCTCTCAACTGGTCGGCAGGCCAGCTGATCGACCGGGTGCACCTGCATGACCGTCCCAATTCCGCCGACCAGGTGACGGGGGGAACGCTGCGGTTCTCCGACGGTTCGACCGTCGAGGTACCTGCATTGAACAACGACGGCACTTCGACCGTCGTCACCTTCACGCCGCGAACCGTCACCTCCGTGAGGTTCACAGCGACGGCGGTATCGTCGACCACGCAGAACGTCGGCCTCGCCGAGTTCGAGGTGTACCACGGCGACCCGTCGCCGGTCGAAGACTCCGGCCCCACGCCCGTAGCTGGTCCGGCCCCGTACGCGGGACCGAACGTTGCACGCAACGCCACCATCGCTGCGTCGTCTGAGGCGGCCGGTCAGGGCGCGACGCGTGCAATCGACTCGATCATCAGCGGCTGGCCCGCGAACGGCCTCGCCGAGTGGTCGTCCGACGGCCAGCGCGCCGGCGCGTGGATCGAGCTGCACTGGCCGGCCGGGCAGCCGATCGATCGCGTGCACCTGTACGATCGCCCCAATCCGGCCGACCACGTGCAGGGCGGAACCCTGCGGTTCTCCGACGGTTCGATCGTGACGGTGTCCGCGCTCAACAATGACGGTTCCACGACAGTTGTGATGTTCCCGGCGCGCACCGTCACCTCGGTGAGGTTCACCGTCACCTCGACGTCGTCGACCACCCAGAACGTCGGGCTCGCCGAGTTCGAAGCGTACAACGGCGATCCCGTCCCAGCGCCCGACCCTGATCCCGATCCCGAGCCGACGCCCGAGCCGACCCCGGTTCCCGGCCCTGCGCAGTACTCTGGCCCGAACACCGCGCGCAACGCCAGCGTGGCGGCGTCTTCCCAGGCGCCCGGTCAGGCGGCGACCGCGGCCATCGACGCCGTGATCGCGGGGTGGCCGGCGAACGGGGGTGCGGAATGGTCATCGAACGGTCAGCGCAGCGGAGCCTGGATCGCTCTATCCTGGGCGGTCCCGCAGCAGGTCGACCGGGTCCGGCTGTACGACCGACCGAACCCCGCAGACCATATTCAAGGCGGAACGCTGCGCTTCTCAGACGGGTCGACGGTCGCGGTGCCCGCGCTGAACAACGATGGCTCGGCGACGCTCATCACCTTCCCCGCGCGGAACACCACCTCCCTGCGTTTCACCGTCGACTCGACATCGTCGGCGACAGAGAACGCGGGCCTCGCCGAGCTCGAGGTCTACCACGGCGATCCCGCAGCAGTCCCGCAGCCGGGTACCGAGCCGGTAGCCGGGCCCGCCCCCTATAACGGGCCCAACCTCGCGCGCAACGCGCGCATCTCCGCGTCCACGCAGGCGGCAGGTCAGCCCATCACCGCGGCGATCGATGCCGTGATCGCCGGATGGCCTGCCAACGCCGGGGCGGAGTGGTCGTCGAACGGACAGCGTGCCGGCGCGTGGGCCGAACTGTCATGGTCGAGCGCTCGACAGGTCGACCGTGTGCGCCTCTTCGACCGCCCGAACCCGGTCGATCACATTCAAGGCGGCACACTGCTGTTCTCGGACGGTTCGAGCGTCGACGTCCCAGCGCTCAACAACGACGGTTCGGCGACGATTGTCACGTTCCCCGCGCGAGCCACCACGACCCTGCGCTTCACGGTCCGCACGACCTCGTCGGCCACCGAGAATGCAGGACTGGCGGAGTTCGAGGCCTACGATGGTGACCCGACGGCGCCTCCGCCGCCACCACCCCCGCCTGCTCCCGAGCCGACGCCGACGGCAGGACCCGACCCGTACTCCGGCCCTAATGTCGCCCGCAATGCGAACATCATGGCCTCGTCGCAGGCGACCGGCCAGGGAGCCACCCGAGCCATCGACGCGGTGATCTCCGGGTGGCCGGCCAATGGCACAGCGGAGTGGTCGTCGAACGGCGAGCGCGCCGGTGCTTGGCTCGATCTGTCGTGGTCGGCCGCGGTGCAGGTTGACCGCATCTACCTCTACGACCGTCCCAACCCGGCCGATCGGGTGACGGGCGGCAAGCTGCGCTTCTCGGACGGCTCGACGGTGGCGGTGCCTGCTCTGAACAATGACGGTTCGGCGACCATCGTCGCCTTCCCCGCGCGATCGATCACCTCGGTGCGGTTCACCGTCGATTCGACCTCGTCCGCGACCGAGAACGTCGGTCTGGCGGAGTTGGAGGCCTACCTCGGCCTGCCGGGCTAG